From the Sphingomonas phyllosphaerae 5.2 genome, one window contains:
- a CDS encoding transporter yields the protein MMLRGAIAALLAAVAGVVALPASAQDADSPEIRFCPNRPSLGATGCTTLPGQVQLEVSGIDWQRDDDGETREDLVQFAQVTARIGATRHSEFQFTWTPIAALRTRDIATGQVDHITGSGDVTLGWQRSISHPDGKKLSAAIQPYVTLPTGRSGIGAGDWAAGAVLPVYWEIDQHWSLDFTGQAAAAVDEDGSGRHFDATGVVGVGYALTEKVTATAEFSVERDLDPAGHVVRTLAAASVAWRTTDRTQLDVLAVAGLNHDAPDARVSIGGAVLF from the coding sequence ATGATGCTGCGTGGTGCGATCGCGGCGTTGCTGGCGGCGGTCGCGGGCGTCGTGGCGCTACCCGCGTCGGCGCAGGATGCCGACTCGCCCGAAATACGCTTTTGTCCAAACCGCCCGTCGCTTGGCGCGACCGGTTGCACGACGTTGCCGGGGCAGGTGCAGCTCGAAGTGTCCGGCATCGATTGGCAGCGTGATGATGACGGCGAGACACGCGAGGATCTGGTGCAGTTCGCTCAGGTCACTGCGCGGATCGGCGCTACCCGCCACAGCGAGTTTCAGTTCACGTGGACGCCGATCGCGGCGCTTCGGACGCGCGACATCGCGACCGGGCAGGTCGACCACATCACCGGCAGCGGGGACGTGACGCTCGGCTGGCAGCGTTCGATCAGCCATCCCGACGGCAAGAAGCTGTCGGCGGCGATCCAGCCTTACGTCACCCTGCCGACGGGGCGCAGCGGTATCGGCGCGGGCGACTGGGCGGCGGGCGCCGTCCTGCCGGTCTATTGGGAAATCGACCAACACTGGAGCCTCGACTTCACCGGGCAGGCGGCGGCTGCCGTCGACGAGGATGGCAGTGGACGGCACTTCGATGCGACTGGCGTGGTCGGCGTCGGCTATGCGCTGACCGAAAAGGTGACCGCCACCGCCGAATTCTCGGTCGAGCGTGATCTTGATCCCGCCGGCCATGTCGTCCGCACCCTTGCTGCGGCGTCGGTGGCGTGGCGGACGACGGATCGTACCCAGCTGGATGTGCTTGCGGTCGCCGGGCTCAACCACGATGCGCCGGATGCGCGCGTCTCCATAGGTGGTGCGGTGCTGTTCTGA
- the xth gene encoding exodeoxyribonuclease III gives MKIVSYNVNGIKARLPRLLEYLAEAQPDVVCLQELKSSDETFPEAEIRAAGYGALWHGQKGFNGVAVLAKGIDPVERQRGLAGEPEDEHSRYLECAVFGLVIASIYLPNGNPQPGPKFDYKLRWIGRLQDRARALLAEELPVILAGDYNVIPNDDDTFSVKAMASDALMQPESRHGYRALLAQGWTDALRIRNPKGGVWTFWDYQAGAWQRDAGFRIDHLLLSPTVADRLADAGVDKEYRGREKASDHAPTWVRLR, from the coding sequence GTGAAGATCGTCAGCTACAACGTCAACGGCATCAAGGCGCGGCTGCCGCGGTTGCTGGAGTATCTCGCCGAGGCGCAGCCCGACGTGGTGTGCCTTCAGGAACTCAAGTCCAGCGACGAGACCTTCCCGGAGGCCGAGATCCGCGCTGCCGGCTATGGCGCCTTGTGGCACGGTCAGAAGGGCTTCAACGGCGTTGCGGTGCTGGCGAAGGGCATCGATCCGGTCGAGCGTCAGCGCGGGCTGGCCGGCGAGCCGGAGGACGAGCACAGCCGCTATCTCGAATGCGCAGTGTTCGGGCTGGTGATCGCCTCGATCTACCTTCCGAACGGCAATCCGCAGCCGGGACCGAAGTTCGATTACAAACTGCGCTGGATCGGCCGCTTGCAAGATCGCGCGCGGGCGCTGCTCGCCGAGGAGCTGCCGGTGATCCTTGCGGGCGACTACAACGTGATCCCCAACGACGACGATACCTTCTCGGTCAAGGCGATGGCCAGCGACGCGTTGATGCAGCCGGAGAGCCGGCACGGTTATCGCGCGCTGCTGGCGCAGGGGTGGACCGATGCGCTGCGCATCCGCAACCCGAAAGGCGGCGTCTGGACCTTCTGGGACTATCAGGCCGGAGCGTGGCAGCGCGACGCCGGCTTCCGAATCGACCATCTGCTGCTGAGCCCGACGGTCGCGGACCGGCTCGCCGATGCCGGCGTCGACAAGGAGTATCGCGGCCGCGAAAAGGCCAGCGACCATGCGCCGACCTGGGTACGGCTGCGATGA
- the erpA gene encoding iron-sulfur cluster insertion protein ErpA, with amino-acid sequence MASLAPDIALTPAAAARVAAIAARQNKPAILRLSVEGGGCSGFQYRFGFADAPEAADIVTETDGVRLVVDDISLDLVRGASVDYVESLGGASFKVENPNAASGCGCGTSFSV; translated from the coding sequence ATGGCCAGCCTAGCACCCGACATCGCCCTGACCCCCGCCGCCGCCGCGCGTGTCGCCGCGATCGCTGCGCGGCAGAACAAGCCCGCGATCCTGCGCTTGTCGGTGGAGGGGGGTGGCTGTTCGGGGTTCCAGTACCGCTTCGGCTTTGCGGACGCGCCCGAGGCGGCGGATATCGTCACGGAAACGGACGGCGTGCGGCTGGTCGTCGACGACATCAGCCTTGATCTGGTCCGCGGTGCGAGTGTCGATTATGTCGAATCGCTGGGCGGGGCGTCGTTCAAGGTCGAGAACCCCAACGCGGCCAGCGGCTGCGGCTGTGGCACCAGCTTCTCGGTGTAG
- a CDS encoding M23 family metallopeptidase has protein sequence MTDTASLPAGRPTVRFGAAIAGRTIMLRGGAALLLGFAGYGALQASTQVAAAAGLTPAAAASAERLQTMEHKVQRMQARVATIRTAAQLHADRIERRQQLLTAALTGQGDAKRLALATLAIDPQATRVAADTIRPFLKVENRQAELAQVAERQLLDRYTQTARQLRQRGIAPNRVARGTSAMGGPLVEANSTEARADLAADQQFRSLFMTWKKLDRLEQGVIAIPSVQPVQKLQFTSNFGIRSDPFRGTAAMHAGVDIPGPSGTPIYATADGIISHAGRQGGYGNMVEINHGKGIATRYGHLSKIIVADNTRVKRGQLIALMGSTGRSTGPHLHYEVRIDGHAVNPVPFLTTADYLMAAQDRAVGQIPVSTTGPVPQD, from the coding sequence ATGACCGACACCGCTTCCTTGCCGGCCGGGCGGCCGACCGTGCGCTTCGGCGCCGCCATTGCCGGACGTACCATCATGCTGCGCGGGGGCGCCGCGTTGTTGCTGGGCTTTGCCGGCTACGGCGCATTGCAGGCCTCGACGCAAGTCGCCGCCGCCGCCGGGCTGACCCCGGCCGCCGCGGCTTCGGCGGAGCGGCTCCAGACGATGGAACACAAGGTGCAGCGGATGCAGGCGCGGGTCGCGACGATCCGCACCGCCGCCCAGCTCCACGCTGACCGGATCGAACGGCGTCAGCAATTGCTGACCGCCGCGCTGACCGGGCAGGGAGATGCCAAGCGGCTGGCGCTCGCCACGCTCGCGATCGATCCGCAGGCGACGCGCGTCGCCGCCGATACGATCCGCCCGTTCCTGAAGGTCGAGAACCGGCAGGCCGAACTCGCACAGGTTGCGGAGCGCCAGCTGCTCGACCGCTACACCCAGACCGCTCGCCAGCTTCGCCAGCGCGGCATCGCCCCCAATCGCGTCGCGCGCGGCACGTCGGCGATGGGTGGCCCGCTGGTCGAGGCGAACAGCACAGAGGCGCGCGCCGATCTCGCCGCCGACCAGCAGTTCCGCTCATTGTTCATGACGTGGAAGAAGCTGGACCGGCTGGAACAGGGCGTGATCGCCATTCCGTCGGTGCAGCCGGTGCAGAAGCTGCAGTTCACCAGCAATTTCGGCATTCGCTCCGACCCGTTCCGCGGCACCGCCGCGATGCACGCCGGCGTCGACATCCCCGGCCCGAGCGGCACGCCGATCTACGCGACCGCGGACGGCATCATCAGCCACGCCGGACGTCAGGGCGGCTATGGCAACATGGTCGAGATCAACCACGGCAAGGGCATCGCCACCCGTTATGGCCACCTTTCCAAGATCATCGTCGCCGACAACACGCGCGTGAAGCGTGGTCAGCTGATTGCGCTGATGGGCTCTACCGGGCGCTCGACCGGCCCACATCTCCATTACGAAGTCCGCATCGACGGCCACGCCGTCAACCCGGTGCCGTTCCTGACCACCGCCGATTACCTGATGGCCGCGCAGGACCGCGCCGTCGGGCAGATCCCGGTCTCCACGACCGGCCCGGTGCCGCAGGACTGA
- a CDS encoding peroxiredoxin, protein MDTLPDVTVTGADGAPLRLHDMARPLVVYFYPKDDTPGCTREAQDFSALSADFAAAGVTVLGISRDTVAKHARFRDKHALTVTLASDLDGSVTEAFGVWGEKQLYGKTYMGIERATFLFDRDARLTGAWRKVKVPGHAAAVLAAANAL, encoded by the coding sequence ATGGACACCCTCCCGGACGTGACCGTCACCGGCGCCGACGGCGCGCCGCTGCGGCTGCACGACATGGCTCGCCCGCTCGTCGTCTATTTCTACCCCAAGGACGACACGCCCGGTTGCACGCGCGAGGCGCAGGATTTTTCCGCGCTGTCGGCCGACTTCGCCGCAGCCGGCGTGACGGTGCTCGGCATTTCTCGGGACACGGTGGCCAAGCATGCGAGATTCCGCGACAAACATGCGCTGACCGTCACATTGGCGAGTGACCTTGACGGCAGCGTCACCGAGGCGTTCGGCGTGTGGGGCGAGAAGCAGTTGTATGGCAAGACGTACATGGGCATCGAACGGGCGACCTTCCTCTTCGATCGCGACGCGCGACTGACCGGGGCGTGGCGAAAGGTGAAGGTGCCGGGCCATGCCGCGGCGGTGCTGGCGGCGGCAAACGCGCTTTAA